The segment ATGCGAGCCTGTTCGCTGACAAACCCCAAGGTTTTCTCGCAAATTTCATCGACGACGAGCGGCGCGAGTTCTAAGCGCAACTGTCCTGCCTCGACTTTCGACAAGTCTAAGACATCATTGATCAAGCCTAGCAAATGCTGACCGCTTTGATAGATCTGATGAATGTAGATCTGTTGTTTTGAATTCAGACCGCCGAAGATTTGTTTTTGCAAAATCGACGAAAAGCCCAAAATCGAAGTCAGTGGAGTGCGCAACTCGTGTGACATGTTCGCCAAAAAGTCCGACTTCATCTGGCTTGCCCGTTCTAACTCATCGTTCTTTGTGGCAAGTTCGTCTTCTGTTCGTTTCTGCACCGTGATGTCACGGGTAATCATTGAAACTGCGGTTGGGCGATTACGTTCATCCAAGACCGGACTGACGGAAACCAGAGCAGGAAAAGATTCGCCGTTGCGACGATTACAAATGACTTCACCGCTCCAACCGCCTGAGATTGCTTGTTTAATTAACTCTTCGGTCTGCTTTTTCTCGGGGTAAAAAATTGCAGCATGTGCCCCGATCATCATGTCGGTTTGCCAGTTAAAAATTCGGCTCGCCGCAGAATTTGTGTAGATAATTTCTCCGTTCAAATCCGTAATTACGGTACTGTCATAGGCGGATTCAACTGCGCGAGAAAAGATTTTTAACTGTTTTTCAATCCGCTTTCTTTCCGTCACATCTCGCCCAATTCCTATACCGCCGATGAGTTCGCCATCGCGGCAGAGGAGTTTTCCATTTACTTCTAGAAAAATCTCTGTGCCCACTGCTGTCGTCAGCACAAACTCAAAATCTCTCAACTCTCCGGTCTGCATTAAATTCGCGAACGCTTGCATTGTTTTTTCGCGATAAAGCGGGGAGACAAAATCTAAATACGATCGTCCTAAGATTTCGTCTCTAGGACATCCCAGCAGTTTTTGACCATAGGAATTCATGTAGGTCAGAGTTCCTGTCAAGTCAACGGTGTAAACCATATCGTTGGCAGTTTCGACATAAGCTCGGAACAGTTCTTCCGATTGACTCAGGCTGATTTCCACGGAGCCAATTCGTACGAGTTTGTCAGGAAGTGTATGATTCGACATTTCCACAAGGTTACCAGATCGAAGCGGATGGACAGATGAGGATAGAAGCTTTTTGAAGTGAATCGTTGACGTCCTAGCAGGCGAAGAAATTGGATGAAGTAGAGGTGAGACGTGCTAAGTTGACAACGCGCATGATGAAAAGAAAAAGATTTAAACAAAAAGGAAATATTTAGCAATTTAATCAAATGAACGCTGAAAAAGCGTTTCACCCAAATGAGTGATCTTTCATTTCCAGCGGTGGAATTCGATAGAAGGTTGGACAAAAGTTCAATCTCTGAAATCCTCATAGAAGTTTGTACCAGGATTAAAAAACATAAAGCGGGGTTTCTACGGATCATTGTCCCAACTAATTTTCTTTTTTGTTAAAAGTAAGTAAGTATTTTTACAAATGGCTAAATGAGAGTACGTAATTTAATGCGGCTTTATCTCAGTTGGTTGGCTGAACAGTCTAAGATAGAACTCTCTAACTTCACAAATTAAGACGAGAGAGCGGGTTGCCTCAGAACAAACAGACCTAATCTCTCTATTCATCGGCTCTCTGTAATTTCCGTAAAGTTTGAGTGAAGTTGTTTGCCAGCAACATATTATTTTTCCTTCTTCTCGCGATCGAGTGTTTTATGAAAGCCTTAATTGGAGCGTCTTTACCAGAGTTAACGGAATGGGTCAAAACGCAAGAGCAACCCGCATACCGGGGACAACAATTACATCAGTGGATCTATCAGCGGGGCATCCGCTCTTTAGCTGAAATTTCTGTGTTTCCGAAGCAATGGCGATCGCAAGTGGCGGATTGGTCAATTGGGCGATCGGAAATTCATCACCAAGCGACCGCTTTAGATGGCACGGTGAAATTCTTGTTGCGATTAAGCGACGGTCAAATTGTTGAAACCGTTGGAATTCCGAGTGAGCAGCGGTTAACGGTTTGCGTCTCTTCGCAAGTCGGTTGTCCGATGGCTTGTGATTTTTGTGCGACGGGTAAAGGCGGATTTAAGCGCAATCTGGAACGCCATGAAATTGTGGATCAAGTGTTAACAGTGCAAGAAGTTTTTCAGCAACGGGTTAGCAATATCGTGTTTATGGGCATGGGCGAACCCCTGCTGAACGCGGAAAATGTTCTAGAGGCAGTGCGATCGATTAATGAAGATATTGGCATTGGTCGGCGCTATATCACTATTTCTACGGTCGGGATTCCTGGGAGAATCCGCAAACTTGCGGATCACCACTTGCAGGCGACGCTGGCGGTAAGTTTACATGCGTCGAATCAGCAGGTGAGAGAGCGATTAATTCCGAGTGCACGTCAATATCCGTTAGAAGCACTTTTAGAGGAATGTCGCGAGTATGTGCGTCTGACAGGACGGCGAGTGACGTTTGAGTATATTTTGTTGGCTGGAGTCAATGATTGTGCTGAACATGCGATCGAGCTTGCGGAGCATTTGCGGGGATTCCAGAGCCATGTGAATCTGATTCCGTACAATCCGATTAGCGAAGCGGATTATCAACGACCAGATCAGCGTCGGATTGATGGGTTTGTGAAGGCGTTGAAAGATCGGAGAATCGCGGTGAGTGTGCGGCGGACGCGCGGATTGGAAGCGGATGCGGCTTGCGGGCAGTTACGCGCATCGTTTGCTGGAAGTTGAGCGTGGAGTTTGAGTTTTAAGCTGCGCTCAACTTGAAGAACCGATATCCTTGAGTTGAGCGCAGCCGAAACACGGCTACAGATTATCGACGAACATAAATTCCAGGCGCATATGCTTCGATGACACGACCAGACTTTGAGCAGGTGATCATTAGATAATCACATTCCGGGCATTGCGTCCGAGTCAAGGCTCCTGGTTCAATTCGATATCGTTCTGCATGGCTACCGCAATTGGGACAATGAACGGTTTGAACAACTTGCATCTTAAAAATCCTCAATCTTGGCACTAAATTCAAACAATTTAAAGAGCGAACATTAGGTAGTTCTGAACAAATATTGCGCTGATGGAATTTTGTATCTACCGTTACTAAATTTCTCAAATCATTGAGAAGAATCTGATTCTATTATGGACAGCAAACATGCTGAGTGTGTTCAGAATTCATTTTTATTTTAAATTTCTTCAACTTGGGGATCACCTATCCGTAGGGTGATCCCGCCTCTCCATACGACTTTACGCTGTTTATAAATTAATCTCAAATTAAATTGTGATTTGAAGGCGGCAAACGAAGTTTTTGAAGCTGAGTTTACAACTTTAGTAATAGAACGCTTGATTTTTCTCTCAAGTTTCAGCGTTCTTTCTATTACTTAAATGCTTAAGAGGCAAGACACTGTTGAGGGTTTCCGGGTTGCGGTTCGACAATTACGTCTTTGATACCAGACACCCGAATTAAAGACGTAACGACTAGTTTTGCTCGATCGTTTGCCTTGTCTAAAATGCCATCTGAACAAGCAGCAAGTTGGATTTTCTTTAAAGCTTCGTCTTGAGCGAGTTTCTGTAAATTTGGTGCAACATCAGGGCCTAACCCAAGCGGGCCGCGATTGTAGTCGTAGACACTCGAACGCGTCACATCGATTTTCTTGTCTAAAATTTTTGGTGCGGGCAGTTGCAATCGGATTGTATCCCCGACAATCTGCACATTGTCAGGCTTCAGCGTGCTGAGATCGACTCCTGCTCGCACTTCTCCGCGCGCAATATATAAAAGCTTGGTTGTCCCAATGACGACCCCTGCGATCGCGGCATCTTGCTGAGTGGGAACGACCGCTTCCATTGTAAAAACCGCTGTGGTCAGTTCGCTGGCTTGGCGAACTTGTTGAATCACAACCGAGCGCGTTTCGACCTTCGGTTCCGGTGAGTTTGAGGCAATGAGCGATCGCAAGTGATCAAAGAACTGATTGCCTGATCGTGCAAACCCAACCAGCAGAACTACCCCGAGTAGCAATCCACTCCCCGCCAACATTAAACTTAAGTTTTTAAACACGCTGCTGCCTTCTCGTTTTTGGCGGTTTTTTCTTCGCATCGTCTGAATTTCAGTGCTGCACCCGTAATTTAAGCAGAGATCTTCGTTTACATGCTATCGTACAAGATTACTATACTGAGAACTGCCCGACTTGGCGAAGAGTGAATTAGAATTTGTTAGGAAATTTTGTAGATTTTGCCAGCATCATGAAGCGCGTTTCTATCAGTGCTATTTCAATGGCTGGAAGTGTGACCACTCCTGAGAAAACAAGTCAGACAACCCGCCAAACCTACCCGAATTACAAAGTCATTGTGCTTGATGACGATTTCAATACGTTTGAGCATGTTGCCCGGTGTCTGATGCAGTACATTCCGAAGATGACGGCTGATCTGGCTTGGAAATTGACGAATCAGGTGCATTTTGAGGGACAGGCGATCGTTTGGACGGGACCGCTAGAGCAGGCGGAGCTTTATCACATGCAGCTTGGCATGGAGGGCTTAACGATGGCTCCCTTGGAGCAAGCATGAAAAATGAGCAGGGAAGACTGGTTCTCAACCATTCCACCCATATTCCAGGGCTGATTGCTCTGCTTGAGAAGCTGATTAAAGTTGAGGGAATTCAGACGATTACGCCCGGAGTCATTG is part of the Leptolyngbya boryana PCC 6306 genome and harbors:
- the rlmN gene encoding 23S rRNA (adenine(2503)-C(2))-methyltransferase RlmN, with translation MKALIGASLPELTEWVKTQEQPAYRGQQLHQWIYQRGIRSLAEISVFPKQWRSQVADWSIGRSEIHHQATALDGTVKFLLRLSDGQIVETVGIPSEQRLTVCVSSQVGCPMACDFCATGKGGFKRNLERHEIVDQVLTVQEVFQQRVSNIVFMGMGEPLLNAENVLEAVRSINEDIGIGRRYITISTVGIPGRIRKLADHHLQATLAVSLHASNQQVRERLIPSARQYPLEALLEECREYVRLTGRRVTFEYILLAGVNDCAEHAIELAEHLRGFQSHVNLIPYNPISEADYQRPDQRRIDGFVKALKDRRIAVSVRRTRGLEADAACGQLRASFAGS
- the clpS gene encoding ATP-dependent Clp protease adapter ClpS; protein product: MKRVSISAISMAGSVTTPEKTSQTTRQTYPNYKVIVLDDDFNTFEHVARCLMQYIPKMTADLAWKLTNQVHFEGQAIVWTGPLEQAELYHMQLGMEGLTMAPLEQA
- a CDS encoding sensor histidine kinase, which gives rise to MSNHTLPDKLVRIGSVEISLSQSEELFRAYVETANDMVYTVDLTGTLTYMNSYGQKLLGCPRDEILGRSYLDFVSPLYREKTMQAFANLMQTGELRDFEFVLTTAVGTEIFLEVNGKLLCRDGELIGGIGIGRDVTERKRIEKQLKIFSRAVESAYDSTVITDLNGEIIYTNSAASRIFNWQTDMMIGAHAAIFYPEKKQTEELIKQAISGGWSGEVICNRRNGESFPALVSVSPVLDERNRPTAVSMITRDITVQKRTEDELATKNDELERASQMKSDFLANMSHELRTPLTSILGFSSILQKQIFGGLNSKQQIYIHQIYQSGQHLLGLINDVLDLSKVEAGQLRLELAPLVVDEICEKTLGFVSEQARIKNLTVNYEIQPDLEPLMADELRLRQMLLNLLSNAIKFSNEDHEIGLSVKLNGEFLDFTVWDQGIGIAEDKQHLLFKPFQQVDGSLSRKHEGTGLGLALTKKLAELHAGTVLMHSKEGEGSQFTIRLPMNLQHPATVGTIAIEPNRR
- a CDS encoding DUF4230 domain-containing protein; this encodes MRRKNRQKREGSSVFKNLSLMLAGSGLLLGVVLLVGFARSGNQFFDHLRSLIASNSPEPKVETRSVVIQQVRQASELTTAVFTMEAVVPTQQDAAIAGVVIGTTKLLYIARGEVRAGVDLSTLKPDNVQIVGDTIRLQLPAPKILDKKIDVTRSSVYDYNRGPLGLGPDVAPNLQKLAQDEALKKIQLAACSDGILDKANDRAKLVVTSLIRVSGIKDVIVEPQPGNPQQCLAS